The Nostoc cf. commune SO-36 genomic sequence AACAATGCTAGGAATAACACTCCCTAAAATAGGTTGGGATACAGGTACATCAAAATGGTAAAGTATAGAAATCAAAAATCCGAAAGTTCCACACCATATAATATGTTTGTAAACCGCTTTCGTTACTGAACCTTTAGGTTGTAATTGTGTGCGTAACCATTTGATTTTTTCGGCTGTCATGCAGTCACCCTAATAAAATATTTATTTAACCAATACATTAAATATTGGATAGTTCAAAAAAATAACTATAGAAATCGCAAAATTAGCAAATAGTATAGTTGAAAAAGTAATTTTGGTAAAGAATATGATCTGCTGGCGGCAATGATTGTATTCTAGCTTCTGTTATATAATATCAACTCCGGTTGAATACTTGTCATTAGGACTAATGCAGATTAAGTAGACATTAGACATCTCCAGAAATTAATTATGCGTTACCTGAAACCCTTGTAGAGACTTTGCAATGCAACGTCTCTACATTCATTTTCGGAGATGTCTATTATATACAGCACTTCCGGCAGCTATGAGGTACATCCTCAAAGCTAAAAGCTATGTTAGGAGAGAGGCAATAAGAAAAGCTGTATTGCATAATAGCGGGAAGCGCTGTAAAAGATATAAAAGTCAGCACAATTCGCTTTTTCGCCCATTCGCAATTAATGCCCACGGATAAATCCGGGGGCTTGAACCCTGCATTGTTTAAAACTTATCTATCCATAAATGAATTTAGGGGCTTGTACCATCAAGGAAGAATTGGTTAAAAGCAATGCCTACTTCTGGCTACGCCTATCCAGCAATTGTAAAGAGATGTAAAGCTTTCTCGACAGCTGCATAAATCTTGCACCTCACCCCGATAAGTCTATAGAAGAAAAGGTATATGCATATCGATGGTGCTTAAACATCATTATGTCGGTATCAAGTATGCCAGTAAATCCAAAAGTTCTAACCAGTAAAAATCCTGCCCTGTAAATTAAACGTCTAGACATAACTTATTTGGTTATGTCTTTTTTCTTGTCATTAGTCTCAAAACGTTGAATTTCAATCAAATAACCATCAGGATCGCGGAAAAAACAGTGGTAAATGTTGTACTTTTCATTTAGTGTAGGTGACTTTTCAAATTCGACACCACGTTCTTTGAGATATTCAAACCATTCATCCACCTGCTGTGTCACCAGGGTAAAAATGACACTTGATTGCTTGTCGCTTGGAGGAGTTAATTTTTCGCTTGCTTGACACAATCCTAAGTATCCAGAACCACTAACAGTATAAATTCGACAACTTCCTTGGTCAAGCCATAGCTCCAAGCCTAGTTTTTGCTCGTAGAATTGTGTAGATACATTGATATTATGGACATAAAAGAAGGTAACTTGCTGGTCGATTTGCGGATAAATAGGCATAAAATACATTTGAGTATATACCCTAACGACATCGGGCGATCGCAGATGTAAAAATTGATTGATGTTAGAAACCTGTTACTGCTCCAGAATGCCTTAAGTGCATCTGGAGTTTCTTTTTGTAAAAAATGATGTCTACGACGGGCTGCGCCTACAAAATTTTCCAAAATCATCCTGATATGTCAAAATATGTCTGAATAAGGATGCATACTGAATTATTTATATTTAAAACAGGGCATCACTATTGATGTACCCTTCCTGCCAAACAACTCTCGCAAAACAGCCTCAGTTTATCTGGGGCTATTTTGCGTTAATTGCAACAAAGAAGATGTGTAAACAAGAATCCTCAAACACTTTTATCTACATTTGAGTGTATACCCTGATGACGTAGGATTCTCTCAAGACGAAAATTTTGATATAGGTAAATGCGTATCTTTCCTGACTCCAGATTTGTCACAAACATTTCTGGAGTTTTTTCATTAAGCGATCGCACTAAATATAAATGCTTATTTTGTTGTATATGTCACAAAAATATCCTTTTTCATTTCAACTTCTGCCGGAGCATCTGGATTATAAACTGGTGATAATAAAAAACTAGCAAACGACGGTAAAGGAACTCCAGTTTTAGAACTACATGAGGGATAAAATAATGTGTAAAATGGCTCGGCGACAGAAGGAATATCAAGTTTAACGCCCATCGCACTTGCTAAAGCCTGAGCGCGGCTTTGAGCATCTTTCATCGCTGATTGATAAACTGAACTCTGCAAAGCCTGACAGTCATTAACTGCGTACTCAACACCCACATTCTTGACAGAAAGGTTTTCAATTTGGCTCGTGGACTTGTTCGCTGTAGCAACAATTTCCTGGACGCGATCGCGTGTTGGTTTTTCTAGTCTCACCAATATCTTGGCGTTATTTTCACTGGAATTAGGGTTAATTTGCACTTGAATTTTATCAGCCCTAATGCCTTTAGCAACTAAGCTATCCACTACAGGCTGAAGAGTTGCTTTGGTGATTAATTTTTTGTCTGATAACGGTTCTGCTGCTGTTTTGTCATTTAAAAGTAAAGTCAGTGAGGATTTACGGTGGGCTTCTGGGAAGGCTGATGGTTGCGTTTGTAACTCATCATTGCTAGCTCCGCTACTGAATGCCAATTCAATATCCGCTGTATCTGCTGGCACTCTCATTACGCCTTGACCGATTACCATTAATGAATGGCGATCGCTTGCTGGTGGGTAAAATAATTGGGCATTAGTGACTTTAGGTGTTAATGCTCCTACCCCGACAGTCACGGAAGTACTTAGCATTAGAGCAGTTATTTTTCTCATGTCCTGGGAATATCCTTTGAACTTAGTGATTGTCAAAGTTTACACCTCAATAGGAATATACTTAAAAAAATATTGAGCTAATCCCACGGCTAAAGTCTGTGGGATTAGCTCAAAAATTTAAAATTCACTGCGGAAGTTATGATATCTCAGCAAAGAGCCAAATCTGGTTAGAACTATTAACCAAACCAGTGGGAAGGTTCACAAGCTGGTTGAACTGTTTCACAAAGGTGATTGCCAATCCAATCTGACTTTTCTTGAACGATTAAACAGATGCCTTGGTGAATCAAATTTTGTAAATGTAATTGCTGCTCTAAGGGTTTACGAGGCAATTTGTAATAAGCCAAGTTTCCTTGTTCAGCTTCTGCTAACGGAATCTGTCTGTCAGAAATCACGCTAGAGAAAGAGGGAATCCGGTTGAGGACGAAAGCAATTAGCTCTTGGCGTAAGTCAGGAATAGCAAAGGCTTGTTGATATGGATTGAACGGATATGTACCCAAAACACTTTCAATCTCTTCTACTAGTGATTGCTGTGTTAAATTAACTACCGTTTTCATGATTTTTAAACTCCTTTTTTAATCAAGTCAATGCTTGGTGGAGAAAATAACTTTTTTAGATGGCAATCTTGTTATAACAATCAGTTCAACGTATTTTAACTGATAGATGCAATAGACCCTGAGACTAGTCTTTTATCTTGATAAAATATCAGACATTTAGCTTGGCTTATTTTAGCTAAAGTTTTTACTGTTTTATAGCATTACTTATTAAAACAGCGTCCAATAATCTGGCAAGTTACCGACATTTTATATTTATAATCCTAATTATTTCAAATTTCTGCTATAAAAGCAGAAATCTACATAAAACGCAGCATAAAAGCTAGGGGATCAAGATTAACATCAATAAAAAACTTAAATTAGGAACAACTTTTTAATGAAGTTAAGCTTTTTGGGTAATTTACATCACTTTTTAGAGTTGCGGCAAAATTTGCTGTTTCATCTAAAAAACTTATTTGTTCCACTCTGATTTAGTAAGCCAGAAAAATAGTTGGCTTACTATAGTGCAAAATCAGTCTAGCTACAGATTAAATGATCAGGTAAAAATGTTGAGAAAGTTCACATTCTCGAAAGGTAGATGACGCAACTGATTATTAATTTCATCAGCCGCAGCTAATCCAGAAAGCATTGCACCTTCCACCAAATTGCCGCCACACCAATCACCACAGCAAACTAAAGGTGAGGAAGTTCCCGCAGACAAAAAAGCTTCGTGCCAAGGACGACTAGGAAAGGCATAACGCCAACGATGTACTTGCATCCATTCGGGAGTATTCAGCCAAGGAAGAGACAGGGATTCGGCTGCTCGTTGCAACATATAGTGTCCGGCAGGTTGTAAATCCTGTGATTCTAGATCACGTTGGGCAAAATCAGCACTACTTTGCACTACAAAATGTGGTTGTTGAGGGTTAGGACGCTTGCTACTGTCCAAACCAATCCATGCTAAATCCGCATCATCGACAAAAGTTAGAGCTTTCCACTCAGGGAAGGGTTGGGATGTAGAAGGATATCCCGCGATCGCACTAATTGAGGGATAAAATTCTACAGAACGCAAGTTATTAAGAAAGGCTGCATCCAATATACTTTCACCCAAAGGTTCCAACAGCATCACAGCTTGGGGTGCAGGAATGGCAACAACTATAGCTTTTGCAGTTAATTCTTCATTACTAGATTCGAGAGTCAAACGCCAACTATTTTCGGGAGTTGGGGTAATACCAATAACACGCTGATTCAGTAATATTTCTAAACCCGGAGCAAGGGATTTAGCGATCGCACTCATTCCTTCCGGTGCAACATATCGCGGACTGCGGTTTTTAGGTTCAGATAAAGGAGCGCCTGCTGTGAGTTCGTAAACTTCCTCTGTCCAAACTTCGAGAATATGGCGCGATCGCAATATTTCTACAAAATGTTCAAATAATTCACCCTTTGGCTTCAGGTAACAAGCCCCATGATCCGCGCAAGTTCCCTGCAAGCGGCGTGTTGCGAGTCTTCCTCCCAAGCCACGCGATTTTTCCACCACTACCACCGAATATCCAGCTTGACTTAACTGCTGGGCACAGACTAAACCCGCGATTCCGGCACCAATCACTGCAATATCAGTCATGAGTCAATAGTCCCTAATCATTGGTTATAGTTATTGGTCATTAGTTATTCGTTATTATCAAAGGACAAAATTACTACTAATGACTGCTGAAAGCTAATAGTAGAATAAGGTACAGAAAGCTGCATGGAAGGGAGGATGGGAAATTGGATGAAATGAGGGCGGCGCTAGAGTTAGCGACCGAAGATGAATTGCAAGACTTAACGGCAATTCTATTTAGTCGTAAGTTCAATCCTTTAGACTATGTACATACACCTGAACCCATCGAAGTGCAAAGCCAAGACCGCAAAGCTTGGTTAGATGCACTAGAGGGTCGCTTTCGTTTTTTGGCGGCAGATGGGATGACGGTTTTACGGGGACGCACAGGCCAGGTAACTTACCGACAGGCGTTAGTTCAAGTATGTAAGTATCTAAAAATTCCCTATTCTAATCAACTAGCAACTATTGATTTAGAAGCAGAAGTATTTTTACATCTGCTAGGACAGGTGTGGAAAAAATTGCCTGAACAGGAAAAGCAAAAATTGACTTTAAGAGTGCAGCGTCAGTTGCTCAAATCAGAACTAAAAGAACCGCTACCACTTTTATTGCAGCGTGATCCTTTAGGCTTACTTTTCAAAGGTGGTAGTGCGATCGCGGTTACTTCCATGCTCCAACCACTTGTACTGAAGCAAATTGCTCGTCAATTTGCCATCCACTTTGCTACTTATGAAGTAGCCAAACAAGCGGCAATTACAGGCACAGAAGCAGCTGGCAACGCAATTTAAAAGCTATGTACCTATGCAAATGGCGCAACGGGGTATGACTGTAAATGCAGCTCGTTATGGGGCAGCCCGCACTATGTTTGCCGTGATTGGGCCAATGATGTGGACTTGGTTTATTGCGGATTTAGGGTGGAGAGCGATCGCTACTAACTATGGTCGAATCATCCCTACCATCTTCGCCTTAGCTCAAATTCGCCTCACTCGTGAGGAATGTTGGGAGCCAGCTTGAATAAAGTTTTTAACTACTTCAAGTCTCGTTGGCAATCTTCTGGAACTACTCTCTATGGGCATTGTTAATCGTTCCCATTGAGTCCTTTAGTGGGGGCTGTGACTGTAGGTTTTTGTCTTCATTAATAACTTGGCTGAAACAATCCCGCAAAATTAACCGCCGCCCCCTCAACTGGGGATTTGCCCTTTTGAGTGTATTACTGATCGTGAGTGCTGGGTTTGCCCAGGACAAGACTGCTGCTTTTCTCGGCTTATTTAATTTATTACCATTCTTTTTACTTTTCGCTGCCCATAGCGCTCTGATTCAAACATTTGCCCAATTGCGGCAAATGGCTTGGGTTTTGGTGATCGGTTCCATGCCAGTGGTAATTATCGGCTTGGGACAGTTATTTTTAGGCTGGAGTTTGAAATTAGAAATTTTGTGGGTTGTGTTGGATTGGACGATCGCACCAGGAGGAAATCCGCCAGGGCGTATTGCTGCATTTTTCTTGCACGCTAACACCTTCGCAGCTTATCTAGTAATAATTTTCATCCTTAGTCTAGGGTTGTGGATCGAACAATGGCAATTGGGTATTAACAAGAATTCAGTCTCTAGTTCCCACTCCCCATTTCCCCTCCTCTTCCTAACCGTAGCGGTGATTGCCAATTTCATTACCTTAATTTTCACCAGCTCGCGTAATGGGTGGGCGATCGCTATTTTTGCCTGTTTAGCTTATGCATTCTACCAAGGTTGGCGCATTCTTGTGGGTGGCGTTGCTGCGATCGTTTCTAGTGTGCTTTTGGCAGCTTTTGCTCCTTTACCAATCGCTCAAATTTTTCGTTGGGTAGTTCCTGCGTTCTTTTGGGCAAGGTTAAATGACGATATGTATCCAGATAGACCAGTCGCATTAATGCGAAAAACTCAGTGGGAGTTTGCCTGGTCTTTAGCTGAACAACATCCTTGGACTGGCTGGGGATTACGCAGTTTTAGTGAACTCTACAAAGTGCAGATGCAGATTTCCTTGGGTCATCCCCATAACTTGTTTTTGATGTTATCTGCTGAAACTGGTTTTCCCAGTGCTTTGATATTTTCTGGCTTACTGGCTTGGATTTTGATTACAGGTATTCAATTATTGCAAAAGTCAAAATCTATAAATACAGGAGACAGATTGATATTTTTCAGTTATCTCCTGGCCTTTGTTGGGTGGATTTTATTGAATACAGTAGACGTAACCCTCTTCGATTTTCGTTTGAATGCGCTTTCATGGTTAATTTTGGCTGCTATTTGTGGAGTAGTAGATCGTTATAACCGACAAGACAAGCTTACATCTCATCAAAATTAGCTATTGGTTTTTTCAGTGTATGCACTGGGGACATTAATAGTTTTAAGTTAATAAGATTACTATATTGTGACTAATTAAATATTAGTCACAGTTGCTGATTGTTGGGAAGGTGTAGGGACAACCCTTTGGGGTTTTCCTGCATGACGGGCATCTCTTGTAGATGCCCTTTTGTATATTTATTATTTTCTTCAGTTAAGCACAATTTAAAAATTATTGAATTTGCTCGAATATCTGGAAAATTTTATCTTTCATAAAGGAATGTAAAATATGGTTACTGAAATGAAATTAGGTCTTTGTAACCCGCCAGAACCTATTTATTTGTATGTGAAAAGCGGAGAATTAAACGGTGAATCCTACTTGTGGTATAACTACGATATAAATAATGATCAAACCATTCCTGTCCACAAAACTGGTCTAACTGGGTATATATCTGAACTTAAATTAAAATCAGGAGAATTTAAAGGAAATATCAATAATAAATTACACATCGTTGTTAGAGCGGATGAAATTTATGTTGTGAGGACTGGAATAGAAACCAACTTTGCTAAAACTTTCCTTTTAGCTGCATCATGTGTCCAGGATTTTTCCAAGCCCCTGATTATCGCTGCAATTGCTGGAAAAGAGAATGTAGTTTTTTGTAACCTCTACGACGCAGCGACTAAAACCAGGATTCGCTCTGAATGGAACAAAGATGCCGATTGGCTAGCAATTATTGATAGTGTTCAAACTAAGTTGCAGACATCTCAAAATTCCCATATTGTCTCTGGTGAGCCAATACTATTTTAGAAAAATTGGGGAAGTTGGTTAAGTAATTTCTTTCCTAGCTTTATTCGCTACAACCTAACAAAATCACATTGCTCCCTAACGGAGTGATGATTTTTTTTTGCTATGGCTCTAAGCCTTGGTTACGCTTTTCTTGGATGACTTGTTGTAGTTCATCTACTCAATTGAGACGTTTGCCATTAGACTGAACGTGTAATGCTAGGGTCTAAATTTAGGCTTATTCATATTGAACCTTACAGGTAATCGGTGTAAGCTCTCGGTAAAATGGGTGTGTCGGTAACGAAAAAAAAGACGCCTCCATAACCAACCTTATGCTCACAACAGCTAACTTTCTTCAGTACACCCAATGGTCAGGTATAGCTACCTTGGTATTTGCTGCCATAACAGTTTTGGCTTTTATTCTCAAATGGGGCCTCCGCTTTCGGCTGGTGGGTACAACTGGCTTTATGCTGGTGGTGACGGCTGGTTTATTTGCACTCTCGATAGTCCCCTTGAGTCGGACTGTGATTCCAGGGGCAGCCCGGTACACTTTAATTTATGACAATGGGTCAACACAAGCGGTGATTGCTACATCACCCCAAATTACACCCACACAATTAGATGCAACTTTACGTCAAGCAGTTAGTAATCTGTTTTCTTCTGGTCGCTCAGGTACACGCCAAGAGGACAAGTTGACAGTTCGCGCTCGTACCATTATCCACCCGGAACCAGGGACTTCTGTACCAGTTTACTTGGGTGAAGCCAAGCGATCGCTCATTTCTCGTGAAAATTCTACGATCGCAATCGAAATTTACACAGAAAAATTCGCCCAATTGCCAAAACCTACTGCTTAAGAAGCAGGGGTGCAAGTAAGCAGAGGGAGATGAGGGGGATAACGGAGAATTATTGAAAAACTTTCTTTCCTCTCCCTTGTCTGTTCCCAATGCCCAATGCTCAAAAAATAAAATCATTTACCTGTTATCAGGATGACAAAATTTATTTTGTATTTACTGATACATTAATAGTTATTTTTAGATTAAGATATTCACACTTTAGTGGTTTTACTGTGGTAAAAGGTTAAACATTATCAATTCTCGATTGCTTTTCTTGAGAATCTGAGAGTGGTAATGTTAATGAATTATACGGTTATTCAAAACTTTGATAGTTCGGAATTTCAGGCTAATGGACATCACAAATTCAAGCAACGTCGTCAAACTGCTCAACCAGCCGACGATGAGCTTTGTATTTTTCAGATCGGTTAAAACCTAGTTGAGTCAGATGGAAGCTTGTAGCCATCCATCCTGAAAAAAGCGTGGCAACAAGTATCTCTGGCTGTAAGTCTATTAGATTAAGAAATATCAAGGTTTTGGCAAACTACATTCTATGTCTAATCAACTTTCTACTCA encodes the following:
- a CDS encoding Ycf51 family protein; the protein is MLTTANFLQYTQWSGIATLVFAAITVLAFILKWGLRFRLVGTTGFMLVVTAGLFALSIVPLSRTVIPGAARYTLIYDNGSTQAVIATSPQITPTQLDATLRQAVSNLFSSGRSGTRQEDKLTVRARTIIHPEPGTSVPVYLGEAKRSLISRENSTIAIEIYTEKFAQLPKPTA
- a CDS encoding VOC family protein codes for the protein MPIYPQIDQQVTFFYVHNINVSTQFYEQKLGLELWLDQGSCRIYTVSGSGYLGLCQASEKLTPPSDKQSSVIFTLVTQQVDEWFEYLKERGVEFEKSPTLNEKYNIYHCFFRDPDGYLIEIQRFETNDKKKDITK
- a CDS encoding NAD(P)/FAD-dependent oxidoreductase yields the protein MTDIAVIGAGIAGLVCAQQLSQAGYSVVVVEKSRGLGGRLATRRLQGTCADHGACYLKPKGELFEHFVEILRSRHILEVWTEEVYELTAGAPLSEPKNRSPRYVAPEGMSAIAKSLAPGLEILLNQRVIGITPTPENSWRLTLESSNEELTAKAIVVAIPAPQAVMLLEPLGESILDAAFLNNLRSVEFYPSISAIAGYPSTSQPFPEWKALTFVDDADLAWIGLDSSKRPNPQQPHFVVQSSADFAQRDLESQDLQPAGHYMLQRAAESLSLPWLNTPEWMQVHRWRYAFPSRPWHEAFLSAGTSSPLVCCGDWCGGNLVEGAMLSGLAAADEINNQLRHLPFENVNFLNIFT
- a CDS encoding O-antigen ligase family protein, which gives rise to MSSLITWLKQSRKINRRPLNWGFALLSVLLIVSAGFAQDKTAAFLGLFNLLPFFLLFAAHSALIQTFAQLRQMAWVLVIGSMPVVIIGLGQLFLGWSLKLEILWVVLDWTIAPGGNPPGRIAAFFLHANTFAAYLVIIFILSLGLWIEQWQLGINKNSVSSSHSPFPLLFLTVAVIANFITLIFTSSRNGWAIAIFACLAYAFYQGWRILVGGVAAIVSSVLLAAFAPLPIAQIFRWVVPAFFWARLNDDMYPDRPVALMRKTQWEFAWSLAEQHPWTGWGLRSFSELYKVQMQISLGHPHNLFLMLSAETGFPSALIFSGLLAWILITGIQLLQKSKSINTGDRLIFFSYLLAFVGWILLNTVDVTLFDFRLNALSWLILAAICGVVDRYNRQDKLTSHQN
- a CDS encoding SIMPL domain-containing protein (The SIMPL domain is named for its presence in mouse protein SIMPL (signalling molecule that associates with mouse pelle-like kinase). Bacterial member BP26, from Brucella, was shown to assemble into a channel-like structure, while YggE from E. coli has been associated with resistance to oxidative stress.), with amino-acid sequence MLSTSVTVGVGALTPKVTNAQLFYPPASDRHSLMVIGQGVMRVPADTADIELAFSSGASNDELQTQPSAFPEAHRKSSLTLLLNDKTAAEPLSDKKLITKATLQPVVDSLVAKGIRADKIQVQINPNSSENNAKILVRLEKPTRDRVQEIVATANKSTSQIENLSVKNVGVEYAVNDCQALQSSVYQSAMKDAQSRAQALASAMGVKLDIPSVAEPFYTLFYPSCSSKTGVPLPSFASFLLSPVYNPDAPAEVEMKKDIFVTYTTK